One window from the genome of Pandoraea fibrosis encodes:
- a CDS encoding VOC family protein yields the protein MLDSTPAVASTAPVTPVAIDHVAYPSYDALLTHRFYVDVMGFALAGAQTGMSRLWGKPYLLVSYQIAPGEALAFFHCDGLAPKGHSDTPATQIHHVALRVRDLEALERWKSRLTAHDVPFALERHGEAEHLYLLDPNEIMLELCVQTPESAAGQLHGAHDILQRWVDGVR from the coding sequence ATGCTGGACTCCACTCCCGCCGTCGCGTCGACGGCACCCGTGACCCCTGTGGCCATCGATCACGTCGCGTATCCGAGCTACGACGCGCTTCTCACACACCGCTTCTACGTCGACGTCATGGGCTTCGCGCTCGCTGGCGCACAGACCGGCATGAGCCGACTGTGGGGCAAACCCTATCTGCTGGTGAGCTATCAGATCGCCCCGGGTGAGGCGCTGGCGTTTTTCCATTGCGACGGGCTGGCGCCGAAAGGTCATTCCGACACGCCGGCGACACAGATTCATCACGTCGCGTTGCGCGTGCGCGATCTCGAGGCGCTCGAGCGCTGGAAGTCACGCCTCACCGCGCACGACGTGCCGTTCGCGCTCGAGCGTCACGGCGAGGCAGAGCATCTCTACCTGCTCGATCCGAACGAAATCATGCTGGAATTGTGTGTGCAGACGCCGGAATCGGCGGCCGGACAATTGCACGGGGCGCACGATATCTTGCAGCGCTGGGTCGACGGTGTGAGGTGA
- the grxD gene encoding Grx4 family monothiol glutaredoxin — protein MTTQQRIQQIVTEHPVVLFMKGNAQFPMCGFSGRAVQILKACGVDNLFTVDVLQDEEIRQGVKEFANWPTIPQLYIGGEFIGGSDIMMEMYQSGELKQVLADLA, from the coding sequence ATGACCACCCAGCAACGTATCCAGCAAATCGTCACCGAACATCCCGTCGTGCTCTTCATGAAGGGCAACGCGCAATTCCCGATGTGTGGCTTCTCGGGCCGCGCCGTGCAAATCCTGAAGGCCTGCGGCGTCGACAATCTGTTCACGGTGGACGTGCTGCAAGACGAGGAAATCCGCCAGGGCGTGAAGGAATTCGCCAACTGGCCGACCATTCCGCAGCTCTACATCGGCGGCGAATTCATCGGCGGCTCGGACATCATGATGGAGATGTACCAGAGCGGCGAACTCAAGCAGGTCCTCGCCGACCTCGCGTAA
- a CDS encoding UbiX family flavin prenyltransferase, with the protein MTPSTQSPQPARLVVAITGATGAIYGVRLLERLRAMGGVETHLLVSSAGWLTLRHELGLERADVQALADHYHSVREIGANIASGSFSTAGMVVAPCSMKTLASVAHGLSDNLIARAADVTLKERRRLVLMVRETPFNLAHLRNMTAVTEMGGIVYPPLPAFYNRPASLDAMVDDTVSRVIDLFGIAPPTSTSWDGLGKDTEA; encoded by the coding sequence ATGACGCCATCGACGCAGAGCCCACAGCCCGCGCGTCTGGTCGTTGCCATCACCGGCGCGACCGGCGCGATCTATGGCGTGAGACTGCTCGAGCGGCTGCGCGCCATGGGCGGCGTCGAGACGCATTTACTGGTATCGAGCGCAGGCTGGCTGACGCTGCGCCACGAACTCGGGCTGGAGCGTGCCGATGTGCAGGCGCTGGCCGACCACTACCATAGCGTGCGCGAGATCGGCGCGAACATTGCCAGCGGTTCGTTCTCGACAGCCGGCATGGTCGTCGCCCCCTGCTCCATGAAGACGCTTGCCAGCGTCGCGCACGGACTCTCGGACAATCTGATCGCCCGCGCGGCCGACGTCACCCTGAAGGAGCGCCGCCGCCTCGTGCTGATGGTGCGCGAAACCCCCTTCAACCTCGCGCACCTGCGCAATATGACGGCGGTCACCGAAATGGGCGGCATCGTCTATCCGCCACTGCCAGCCTTTTACAACCGTCCGGCATCGCTCGACGCCATGGTCGACGATACGGTCTCGCGTGTGATCGACCTGTTCGGCATTGCGCCCCCGACCTCCACGAGTTGGGACGGCCTTGGCAAGGACACCGAAGCCTGA